A genomic stretch from Spiroplasma endosymbiont of Clivina fossor includes:
- a CDS encoding YlxR family protein has product MAKQKLVYRQCIVTKVVVLRSELIRVVKTKQGQVLVDLNYCLAGKGAYVKREVAIIEKMQKKQLLEKIFKTQIVDNIYLLLIKVVKEREHSN; this is encoded by the coding sequence GTGGCAAAACAAAAATTAGTATATCGGCAATGCATCGTTACAAAAGTTGTTGTTTTACGAAGTGAGTTAATAAGAGTTGTTAAGACAAAACAAGGACAAGTTTTGGTTGATTTAAATTATTGTCTTGCTGGTAAAGGTGCTTATGTTAAGCGAGAAGTTGCTATTATTGAAAAAATGCAAAAAAAACAATTATTAGAAAAGATTTTTAAAACACAAATTGTTGATAATATTTATTTATTATTAATCAAAGTTGTAAAAGAACGGGAGCATAGTAATTAA
- the nusA gene encoding transcription termination factor NusA, which produces MIDGIEILKAIDLLVEEKKIDRSLIIEAIKEGIIKAYEKYLDPQALIKVDFDEQTGQIKVYRLLKIVSKIEDEFAEILLDDVKNLEKNLTIDNIYYEPVDTDEFSRLVALQVAQILKQHLREAEKEVVYEKYISKKDDILIGTIDNIEENYYLLKIVDRTFAILPKKNIIPTEKFYLGDKVKFYVEDVNKTKNFGQILASRTHPGFLKRLLEIEVPEIYEGIIEIKVIARIAGQRSKVAVFCNDPTIDPIGACVGNKGKRIQSIMDELNDEKIDLIKWDAEIKTFIINALSPAKAISISLDEQTNEANIIVADEHYSLAIGKKGITAKLTAKLTKWKINIISFSDALNQNIIFKWNGNLSEQQMQELQNKHQFKIKKDNLVVGLETSIEEIDNIVNEEKQLAQDNVDNINTELDSDELDKD; this is translated from the coding sequence ATGATTGATGGAATAGAAATTTTAAAAGCAATTGATCTTTTGGTGGAAGAAAAGAAAATTGATCGCAGTTTAATTATTGAGGCTATTAAAGAAGGAATAATAAAAGCTTATGAAAAATATTTAGACCCACAAGCCTTAATAAAAGTAGATTTTGATGAACAAACTGGTCAAATTAAAGTTTATCGCTTATTAAAGATTGTTAGTAAAATTGAAGATGAGTTTGCTGAAATTTTATTAGATGATGTTAAAAATTTAGAGAAAAATTTAACAATTGATAATATATATTATGAACCTGTTGATACTGATGAATTTTCTCGTTTAGTGGCATTACAAGTAGCACAAATTTTAAAACAACATTTAAGAGAAGCAGAAAAAGAAGTTGTCTATGAAAAATATATTTCTAAGAAAGATGATATTTTAATTGGCACAATTGATAATATTGAAGAAAACTATTATTTATTAAAAATTGTTGATCGTACTTTTGCAATTTTACCTAAAAAAAATATTATTCCCACAGAGAAATTTTATTTAGGTGATAAAGTAAAGTTTTATGTTGAGGATGTTAATAAAACGAAAAATTTTGGACAAATTTTAGCTTCAAGAACTCATCCAGGATTTTTAAAAAGATTATTAGAAATTGAAGTTCCAGAAATTTATGAAGGAATAATTGAAATTAAAGTCATTGCAAGAATTGCCGGACAAAGATCAAAAGTTGCAGTATTTTGTAATGACCCAACTATTGATCCGATTGGTGCTTGTGTTGGTAATAAAGGAAAAAGAATTCAAAGTATTATGGATGAATTGAATGATGAAAAAATTGATCTTATTAAGTGAGATGCGGAAATAAAAACATTTATTATTAATGCTTTATCGCCAGCTAAAGCGATTTCTATTAGTTTAGATGAACAAACTAATGAAGCTAATATTATCGTTGCTGATGAGCATTATTCATTAGCTATTGGTAAAAAAGGCATAACAGCAAAATTAACAGCAAAATTAACAAAATGAAAAATTAATATTATTTCTTTCAGTGATGCTTTAAATCAAAATATTATTTTTAAATGAAATGGTAATTTATCGGAACAGCAAATGCAAGAGTTACAAAATAAACATCAATTTAAAATCAAGAAAGATAATTTGGTTGTAGGGTTAGAAACAAGTATTGAAGAAATAGATAATATTGTTAATGAAGAAAAACAATTAGCGCAAGATAATGTTGATAATATTAATACTGAATTAGATAGTGATGAATTAGATAAAGATTAA
- the infB gene encoding translation initiation factor IF-2, whose protein sequence is MKKSNQRKKQTTVIKNQLKTGSDSHLDNGIFIFSEPLSIIEFSKKTNIPVVKIIKYFFNKEQMLTQNHFLNEELIGELCLEFGLDFKKETVITHQNLLENLDIIDDINDLKERPPVVTIMGHVDHGKTTLLDNIRKSKITEKEFGGITQHIGAYQIKTKDNKIITFLDTPGHEAFTQMRARGAKVTDIVVLVVASNDGVMPQTKEAIDHAKAANVPIIVFVNKMDLPSANVELIMKDLATLDLISEEWSGDTIFVKGSALTGAGIDELLDVILLLAEMQTLQANPSRFASGTVIEAHLDRNVGPVCTLLVQNGTLKIKDALVAGVSFGRVRDMKNDRNVAIKEATPSMPIEIHGLDFVPKAGDPFMVFGDDKLAREVALSRKTQDEINERRKTKTLNLENLSDEIATGNLKHIDIFLKTDTQGSLEALKQSLSKIKIDDISIRIIRSSVGTISESDIILAVASKALVYGFNVRPNSVVRKLALDEGIEIHLHNVIYKVIEELQQAARGLLDPKFEEIVLGQAAVCQLFHYSKVGVIAGCMVIEGVISRQSKVKILRDGIVIYDGDLSSLKHQKEDIKESRQGTECGLTIKNFNDIKENDVIESYLLKEIK, encoded by the coding sequence ATGAAAAAAAGTAATCAAAGAAAAAAACAAACAACAGTTATTAAAAATCAATTAAAAACAGGAAGTGACTCACATCTTGATAATGGGATTTTTATTTTTAGTGAACCATTATCAATTATTGAGTTTTCTAAAAAAACAAATATTCCTGTTGTGAAAATTATTAAATATTTTTTTAATAAAGAACAAATGTTAACGCAAAATCATTTTTTGAATGAAGAATTAATTGGTGAGTTATGTTTAGAATTTGGTTTAGATTTTAAAAAGGAAACTGTTATTACGCATCAAAATTTGTTAGAAAATTTAGATATTATTGATGATATTAATGATTTAAAAGAACGACCGCCAGTTGTTACCATTATGGGGCATGTTGATCATGGTAAAACAACTTTGTTAGATAATATTAGAAAATCTAAAATTACTGAGAAAGAATTTGGTGGTATAACGCAACATATTGGTGCTTATCAAATTAAAACAAAAGATAATAAAATTATTACTTTTTTGGATACGCCAGGACATGAAGCATTTACGCAAATGCGTGCTCGGGGTGCTAAAGTTACTGATATTGTTGTTTTAGTTGTTGCTAGCAATGATGGTGTTATGCCACAAACTAAAGAAGCAATTGATCATGCTAAAGCTGCTAATGTGCCAATTATTGTTTTTGTTAATAAGATGGATTTGCCGTCTGCTAATGTGGAATTAATTATGAAAGATTTAGCAACTTTAGATTTAATTTCCGAAGAGTGAAGTGGTGATACAATTTTTGTTAAAGGCAGTGCTTTAACTGGTGCAGGAATTGATGAATTGTTAGATGTAATTTTATTATTAGCCGAAATGCAAACTTTACAAGCTAATCCAAGTCGTTTTGCTAGTGGAACAGTTATTGAGGCGCATTTAGATCGTAATGTTGGTCCTGTTTGTACATTGTTAGTTCAAAATGGAACTTTAAAAATTAAAGATGCTTTGGTAGCAGGAGTTTCTTTTGGTCGGGTTCGTGATATGAAAAATGATCGTAATGTAGCTATTAAGGAAGCAACACCTTCAATGCCAATTGAAATTCATGGCTTAGATTTTGTTCCTAAGGCTGGTGATCCATTTATGGTGTTTGGTGATGATAAGTTGGCTCGTGAAGTAGCGTTATCAAGAAAAACACAAGATGAAATTAATGAGCGAAGAAAAACTAAAACTTTAAATTTAGAAAATTTATCTGATGAAATTGCAACTGGTAATTTGAAACATATTGATATTTTTTTAAAAACTGATACTCAGGGAAGTTTAGAAGCTTTAAAACAGTCATTAAGTAAAATTAAAATTGATGATATTAGTATTAGAATTATTCGTTCTTCAGTTGGAACAATTAGTGAATCAGATATTATCTTAGCTGTTGCTTCAAAAGCTTTAGTTTATGGTTTTAATGTGCGACCTAATTCTGTTGTGCGAAAATTGGCATTAGATGAAGGCATTGAGATTCATCTTCATAATGTTATTTATAAAGTAATTGAAGAATTGCAACAAGCAGCAAGAGGTTTATTAGATCCGAAGTTTGAAGAGATTGTTTTAGGACAAGCTGCTGTGTGCCAATTATTTCATTATTCTAAGGTTGGTGTCATTGCGGGATGTATGGTTATTGAAGGTGTTATTAGTCGTCAAAGTAAAGTAAAGATTTTACGAGATGGTATTGTTATTTATGATGGTGATTTATCATCTTTAAAACATCAAAAAGAAGATATTAAAGAATCACGACAAGGAACAGAATGTGGGTTAACTATTAAAAACTTTAATGATATAAAAGAAAATGATGTTATTGAATCTTATTTATTGAAGGAAATTAAGTAA
- the rbfA gene encoding 30S ribosome-binding factor RbfA has translation MVNVKFQRLQTTIQRLLTNILQKEIKDENEVLQKLIITEVKLNNDRTIAKVYYDSLVFQEQKPIIELAIKQNLWLIRKKLGQQLTIYKVPQLIFVYDQSLSESRKIEDILNKIKKDSSNF, from the coding sequence ATGGTAAATGTTAAGTTTCAACGATTGCAAACTACAATTCAACGCTTGCTAACAAATATTTTGCAAAAAGAAATTAAAGATGAGAATGAAGTTTTGCAAAAATTAATAATTACGGAAGTAAAATTAAATAATGATCGCACAATTGCTAAAGTATATTATGATTCTTTGGTTTTCCAAGAACAAAAGCCGATTATTGAATTAGCGATAAAACAAAATTTGTGATTAATCCGAAAAAAATTAGGTCAACAGTTAACGATTTATAAAGTTCCGCAATTAATTTTTGTTTATGACCAATCATTAAGTGAAAGTAGAAAAATTGAAGATATTTTAAATAAAATTAAAAAAGATTCTTCTAACTTTTAA
- a CDS encoding IS256 family transposase, with the protein MTKKIKKEPDAIDKVVDYFLENIDNPQDLFKGNTIFQEFTKKLTERMLNTEIKDYLETDENHNKRNGNTQKTIITKNGSIAIDVPRDRNSTFEPVIIPKRQRRFDNFDQKVISLYARGMTISDIKAQLQEFYHGAEISESLISQITDDVIEEVKMWQTKPLEKIYPIVYFDCIVVKVKQDKRIINKAVYLALGINLDGLKDILGMWISENEGAKFWLNNLTEMKNRGLQDILVACSDNLTGMSDAIEAVFPKTQHQLCIVHQIRNSLKFVPYKDRKLVANDLKSIYTAINEEIALIALDHFSEKWNKKYPQITKSWKNNWNNLIIFLEYPQEFRRIIYTTNAIESVNSQLRKVIKNKKIFPNDASVFKIFYLAFQNMVKKWTMPIQNWGSAISHLMIKFEDRVNLS; encoded by the coding sequence ATGACAAAAAAAATAAAAAAAGAACCTGACGCAATTGATAAAGTTGTTGATTATTTTTTAGAAAATATTGATAATCCACAAGATTTATTTAAAGGCAATACTATTTTTCAGGAATTTACCAAAAAATTAACTGAACGAATGTTAAATACGGAAATTAAAGATTATCTTGAAACTGATGAGAATCATAATAAAAGAAATGGCAACACACAAAAAACCATTATTACTAAAAATGGTTCAATCGCAATTGATGTACCAAGAGATCGAAATAGTACTTTTGAACCAGTAATTATTCCAAAAAGACAAAGAAGATTTGATAACTTTGATCAAAAAGTAATTTCTTTATATGCAAGAGGAATGACAATTTCTGATATCAAAGCACAATTGCAAGAATTCTATCACGGAGCAGAAATTTCAGAAAGTTTAATTAGTCAAATAACTGATGATGTTATTGAAGAAGTTAAAATGTGACAAACTAAACCTTTAGAGAAGATTTATCCGATTGTTTATTTTGATTGTATTGTTGTTAAAGTAAAGCAAGATAAACGAATAATAAATAAAGCAGTTTATCTTGCCTTAGGAATTAATTTAGATGGTTTAAAAGATATTTTAGGAATGTGAATTAGTGAGAATGAGGGAGCCAAATTTTGACTTAATAATCTTACGGAAATGAAAAATCGTGGGTTACAAGATATTCTTGTTGCTTGTAGTGATAATTTAACTGGGATGTCTGATGCAATAGAAGCTGTTTTCCCAAAAACACAGCATCAATTATGCATTGTTCATCAAATTCGCAATAGTTTAAAATTTGTTCCTTACAAAGATCGCAAACTTGTAGCTAATGATTTAAAATCAATTTATACAGCAATTAATGAAGAAATAGCGTTAATTGCTTTAGATCATTTTTCAGAAAAATGAAATAAAAAGTATCCACAAATTACTAAATCATGAAAAAATAACTGAAATAATTTAATAATTTTTCTTGAATATCCTCAGGAATTTAGAAGAATTATTTACACAACTAATGCGATTGAATCTGTTAATAGTCAATTAAGAAAAGTCATTAAGAATAAAAAGATTTTTCCTAATGACGCATCAGTTTTTAAAATATTTTATTTAGCATTTCAAAATATGGTTAAGAAATGAACGATGCCAATTCAAAATTGGGGTAGTGCAATTTCACATTTAATGATAAAATTTGAGGACAGAGTGAATTTAAGTTAA